In Anaerobacillus isosaccharinicus, one genomic interval encodes:
- a CDS encoding alpha amylase family protein — protein sequence MPKFDKSAKVLWVDFLANGQKLTSAEMRNSYIENAKKAGFTHVVVDAKLPYGYVTYKSEIAPHVGLWERFTDWRGIDYLEIMLDSIKKSGMKSIIKFDVFSEGNIHDQSGFIRDKQEWQVTYYHNDQSTNRPIFTKAENYLEPGIFVNPAHPEVKEYELSIIKEVVSKYSADAIVLDRCRYPNVYGDFSEFSRVAFEVDTGLKVDSWPGDILTLDQDQIVPGRLYKKWIMWRANNIKKFVVNAKSLIKEQNNELDFGIYVGAWYPDFYHEGVNWGSTNYQPEYDWMDGDYAQTGYASELDFLMTGCYFPSVTIDEARRRNKREWESVEGAIELSKKVTTNDVPILAGLYLQEYHQNEINFTQAVNICLEKSDGMMIFDAIHLEMYQWWEHLELNK from the coding sequence TTGCCTAAATTTGATAAAAGCGCAAAAGTATTATGGGTTGATTTCTTAGCTAATGGACAAAAATTAACGAGTGCCGAGATGAGAAACAGCTATATTGAGAATGCCAAGAAAGCGGGTTTTACTCATGTCGTTGTTGATGCCAAATTACCATATGGATATGTAACATATAAGAGTGAAATTGCTCCACATGTCGGTTTGTGGGAAAGATTTACTGATTGGCGGGGGATAGATTATTTAGAGATAATGTTAGATTCAATTAAAAAAAGTGGCATGAAATCGATCATCAAATTCGATGTTTTTTCTGAAGGGAATATTCATGACCAAAGTGGTTTCATTCGGGATAAGCAAGAATGGCAAGTGACCTATTACCACAACGATCAGTCCACCAACAGACCTATTTTTACAAAAGCAGAAAACTATTTGGAACCAGGAATTTTTGTCAATCCAGCCCACCCAGAGGTAAAGGAATATGAATTATCGATTATTAAAGAGGTTGTAAGTAAATATTCAGCGGATGCCATCGTCCTAGATCGCTGTCGATATCCAAATGTTTATGGTGATTTTAGTGAGTTTAGTAGAGTTGCGTTTGAAGTGGATACAGGTTTAAAAGTTGATAGTTGGCCGGGGGATATTTTAACGCTTGATCAAGATCAAATAGTCCCAGGAAGACTATATAAAAAATGGATCATGTGGAGAGCAAATAATATCAAGAAATTTGTTGTAAATGCTAAGTCTTTAATAAAAGAACAAAACAACGAACTAGATTTTGGAATTTATGTAGGTGCATGGTATCCAGACTTCTACCATGAAGGAGTGAATTGGGGTAGCACTAACTATCAACCTGAATATGACTGGATGGATGGCGATTATGCACAAACAGGCTATGCATCGGAACTAGATTTTCTGATGACAGGTTGTTATTTTCCATCCGTAACAATAGATGAAGCAAGACGAAGAAATAAAAGGGAATGGGAAAGTGTTGAAGGTGCAATTGAGTTAAGTAAAAAGGTAACAACAAATGACGTACCGATTTTAGCGGGACTATACTTACAAGAATACCACCAAAATGAAATAAATTTTACACAGGCAGTGAACATTTGTCTGGAGAAAAGTGATGGCATGATGATCTTTGATGCGATCCATTTAGAAATGTATCAGTGGTGGGAGCATTTAGAGTTGAATAAATAG
- a CDS encoding extracellular solute-binding protein, giving the protein MVKNSSSLKSLFLLLSLVAIMMFAVACSSEKSAVDDDKKEDPKVETPKQEVVVPEEPIDIEIVVNNYGRNFPSGMSENENPYLDFIQENTNLNITVQVPPAEGYMERLNVLMAGRDLPDMIYSPDANWFVNFVNQKALTPLSSIIEEHGQNLLKYIPEQAWQAVTIDGEIYAVPHILQEAGTELIYVRQDWLNDLGLDKPVTLDEYVEVLKAFKENYNNMGYIMTDHLGRISPMLGAFGVQRNQWVERDGKLVFSSTLPEMKEALAFLADLYEQGLFDREFPSNNLAAVNEKIANDRIGLYSAAWWDTRGPILTNKQNNEKAEWVSLDYPVGPNGHSGVEGRPLVRGYNAIPVTSDNAVAVVKMLDFLVSDGFRDIFLGFEGEVWEIKDGVASTDFEKHNEHLYRQMYNTVEPLDMETTKIRLDSLGLEFNLFDNVSKIAENVMVSEFVGPPTPSVGLYGAQLRAVEDEIFANIISGRRSIDEFDKFVERWYKEGGQQWTDEVNEWYKNR; this is encoded by the coding sequence ATGGTAAAGAACAGTTCGTCTTTAAAAAGTCTCTTTTTACTTCTTAGTTTAGTAGCTATCATGATGTTTGCTGTTGCTTGTTCGTCAGAAAAGTCAGCGGTGGATGATGACAAGAAAGAGGATCCAAAAGTTGAAACACCAAAACAAGAGGTAGTTGTTCCGGAAGAACCAATAGACATAGAAATCGTTGTGAATAACTATGGACGTAACTTCCCAAGTGGAATGTCTGAAAATGAAAATCCATATTTAGACTTTATCCAAGAAAATACGAATTTAAATATTACTGTGCAAGTTCCACCGGCTGAAGGGTACATGGAGCGTCTAAATGTTCTTATGGCCGGTAGAGATTTACCTGATATGATTTATAGCCCGGATGCAAACTGGTTTGTAAACTTTGTAAACCAAAAAGCATTAACACCACTATCATCGATCATTGAAGAACATGGTCAAAACTTATTAAAGTATATTCCTGAACAAGCTTGGCAGGCTGTAACGATTGATGGCGAAATTTATGCTGTCCCTCATATTCTTCAAGAAGCTGGAACAGAACTTATTTATGTGCGCCAAGATTGGTTAAATGATCTAGGCTTAGATAAGCCCGTGACATTGGATGAATATGTGGAAGTGTTAAAGGCATTTAAAGAAAACTATAACAACATGGGTTATATTATGACAGATCATTTAGGTCGTATTTCTCCAATGTTAGGTGCTTTTGGAGTACAACGAAATCAATGGGTTGAGAGAGATGGCAAACTTGTTTTCTCTAGTACATTGCCAGAAATGAAAGAAGCGCTTGCTTTCTTAGCGGATCTATATGAACAAGGATTGTTTGATCGAGAATTCCCATCGAACAACTTAGCAGCAGTAAACGAGAAAATTGCTAACGATCGTATTGGTTTATACTCGGCAGCTTGGTGGGATACTCGTGGACCAATCTTAACAAACAAGCAAAACAACGAAAAAGCTGAGTGGGTTTCATTAGATTATCCTGTTGGACCTAATGGGCATTCAGGAGTAGAAGGTAGACCATTAGTTCGTGGTTATAATGCAATCCCTGTGACTAGTGATAATGCAGTGGCAGTTGTTAAAATGCTAGACTTCCTAGTTTCTGATGGATTTAGAGATATTTTCTTAGGATTTGAAGGCGAAGTTTGGGAAATTAAAGACGGTGTAGCTTCAACTGATTTTGAAAAGCATAACGAGCATTTATATCGTCAAATGTACAACACAGTTGAACCATTAGATATGGAAACAACAAAAATTCGTTTAGATTCACTTGGTCTAGAGTTTAACTTATTTGATAACGTTTCGAAAATCGCCGAAAACGTAATGGTATCTGAATTTGTTGGACCACCGACACCTTCAGTAGGTCTATATGGTGCTCAATTAAGAGCAGTTGAGGATGAAATTTTCGCAAATATTATTTCTGGAAGACGTTCAATTGACGAGTTTGATAAATTCGTTGAAAGATGGTACAAAGAAGGCGGCCAACAGTGGACTGATGAAGTCAACGAATGGTATAAAAACAGGTAA
- a CDS encoding carbohydrate ABC transporter permease yields MKQTKGEKAFSVMNYILLGAFALLCLFPFIHVISQSLSSHRAIVSGEVVFYPIETTFLAYKEVLMDQHFLRAFGVSVARTVIGTFINVFFTCLMAYPLSKSYIKGRGVILFLVVFTMLFSGGMIPTYLVVRETGLLNTFWAYIIPTAISAFNLIIVKNFFQSVPAELEESAKIDGASNIGILFKIVIPLSMPVIATIGLFHAVYHWNSFFDAVLYINDRSLYPLQVYLRELIQFDQSEINIRNNFEQQLLANESLKAAALISSTLPILIVYPFLQKYFVKGVMLGSVKG; encoded by the coding sequence ATCAAGCAGACAAAGGGTGAAAAAGCTTTTTCTGTCATGAACTATATTTTACTGGGTGCATTTGCACTGTTGTGCTTGTTTCCTTTCATTCATGTTATTTCACAATCCCTAAGTAGCCATAGAGCCATTGTCTCTGGTGAAGTTGTTTTTTACCCAATTGAAACAACCTTTTTGGCCTACAAGGAAGTGCTAATGGATCAACACTTTCTTAGAGCGTTTGGTGTGAGTGTTGCGCGTACCGTAATAGGAACGTTTATCAATGTATTTTTTACTTGTTTAATGGCCTATCCGTTATCGAAATCCTACATTAAAGGCCGGGGAGTTATCTTATTTTTAGTCGTTTTTACGATGCTATTTAGCGGTGGGATGATCCCAACCTACTTAGTTGTTCGAGAAACCGGATTGTTAAATACTTTCTGGGCGTATATCATTCCGACGGCAATAAGTGCTTTCAACTTAATCATTGTGAAAAATTTCTTTCAAAGTGTGCCAGCTGAATTAGAAGAGTCGGCAAAAATTGATGGGGCGTCAAACATTGGGATTTTATTTAAAATTGTCATCCCATTATCAATGCCTGTAATAGCAACCATTGGTTTGTTCCATGCAGTATACCATTGGAACTCATTCTTCGATGCAGTGCTCTACATTAATGATCGTAGTCTTTACCCATTACAAGTTTACTTAAGAGAATTAATTCAATTTGATCAATCAGAAATAAACATCAGAAATAACTTTGAACAACAGTTGCTCGCAAATGAGTCATTGAAAGCAGCAGCTTTAATTTCTAGTACATTACCAATCTTAATTGTGTATCCATTCTTGCAAAAATATTTTGTGAAAGGTGTTATGTTAGGTTCTGTTAAAGGGTAA
- a CDS encoding ABC transporter permease translates to MNDTPLGMQQGEPKLKVKKSPKPKTKNVLVKYWDLYLIMVPGILFFIIYKYVPMWGVVIAFQDYSVFAGIQGSEWVGLKHFERMFQAEEFYRIFKNTLLISLYKLFWGFPAPIIVALLLNELRNMMYKRTIQTVIYMPHFLSWVIVGGIMMNLLQPSTGIVNHFVQFLGFEPIYFIADENWFRTVLVVSDLWKSVGWGTILYLAALSGINPQLYEAATVDGASKWQQTWHITLPCLLPTIVILFILQMSSILEVGFEQVFILLNPLVYSVGDVFETYVYRVGVTQGQFSYTTAVGLFKSVIALFMVVMANKIAKKLGQNGLW, encoded by the coding sequence ATGAACGATACACCTCTAGGAATGCAACAGGGTGAACCTAAACTAAAAGTAAAGAAGAGCCCCAAACCAAAAACAAAGAATGTATTGGTAAAATATTGGGACTTATATTTAATTATGGTACCAGGAATATTATTTTTTATTATCTATAAATACGTGCCGATGTGGGGCGTTGTTATCGCGTTTCAAGATTACAGTGTATTCGCTGGAATCCAAGGAAGTGAATGGGTTGGCTTAAAGCATTTTGAACGGATGTTTCAAGCTGAAGAGTTTTACCGGATTTTTAAAAATACCTTACTAATTAGTTTATATAAACTGTTTTGGGGCTTTCCTGCACCAATTATAGTGGCACTCTTATTAAATGAGCTCCGCAACATGATGTATAAACGAACGATTCAAACGGTCATTTATATGCCTCACTTTTTATCATGGGTAATCGTAGGCGGAATTATGATGAATTTGTTACAGCCTTCTACAGGGATTGTTAATCACTTTGTTCAATTTCTCGGTTTTGAACCGATCTATTTTATCGCCGATGAAAACTGGTTCCGTACCGTACTCGTTGTCAGTGATTTATGGAAAAGTGTTGGTTGGGGAACGATTCTTTATTTAGCTGCTCTGTCAGGGATTAATCCTCAGTTGTATGAAGCGGCAACCGTTGATGGCGCAAGTAAATGGCAACAAACATGGCATATTACGTTACCGTGCCTACTACCTACGATTGTCATCTTGTTTATTTTACAAATGAGTAGCATTTTAGAGGTAGGTTTTGAACAAGTGTTTATTTTATTAAATCCGCTTGTTTATAGTGTTGGTGATGTATTTGAAACGTATGTTTACCGAGTCGGGGTTACTCAAGGTCAATTTAGCTATACAACAGCTGTCGGATTATTCAAATCCGTTATCGCACTTTTTATGGTTGTAATGGCAAATAAGATCGCTAAAAAATTAGGCCAAAATGGTTTATGGTAG
- a CDS encoding FAD-dependent oxidoreductase, producing MIKQEMAADIVIIGGSTGGCAAALAAAKSGCRVIMTEETKWIGGQLTNQAVPPDEHRWIEKVGCTRSYRKFRDNVRKYYRENFPLTAEARNAPYFNPGNAIVSRICHEPRAALAVLNDMLAPYVHSGKVVIMTETKLVNVETNGDDVLAVEVEQKHSLHRSVLTAPYFLDATDSGDVLPLAGVEYVTGAESQKETGEPHALVGKADPMDMQAFTQCFAIDYIEGGDFTIPKPKNYQFWRNYQASFWPNKQLDWTGVNPVTLEPITYGLFNEENKFSLWEYRRVIDKFNFEEGLYAGDLSIINWPQNDYWLGPIIDVSEEEKQKHLDEAKQLSLSLLYWMQTEAPRPDGKEGYPGLRLRPDVVGTDDGLAMFPYIRESRRVKAEFTVVEQQISTAVRGTHGAELFHDSVGIGSYRIDLHPSTGLRTFVDISSLPFQIPLGSLIPIRVNNLLPASKNLGVTHITNGCYRLHPVEWNIGEVSGYLAAYCLKNNLEPRQVRNTQTLLVDFQTHLVNEGVELAWLSTHAV from the coding sequence ATGATTAAACAGGAAATGGCAGCAGATATTGTAATCATCGGTGGTAGTACTGGTGGATGTGCTGCTGCATTAGCTGCAGCCAAGTCAGGCTGTCGAGTGATCATGACCGAGGAAACGAAATGGATTGGTGGACAGTTAACAAACCAAGCAGTTCCACCAGACGAGCATCGTTGGATAGAGAAGGTGGGCTGTACCCGTAGTTATCGTAAGTTTAGAGACAATGTTAGGAAGTATTATCGAGAGAATTTTCCATTGACAGCCGAAGCTCGAAATGCTCCTTATTTTAATCCAGGTAATGCAATTGTAAGTAGAATTTGTCATGAACCCCGGGCTGCGCTGGCGGTACTGAATGATATGTTAGCTCCTTACGTACATAGTGGCAAGGTTGTCATTATGACAGAAACAAAACTAGTAAATGTAGAAACGAATGGTGATGATGTTCTTGCGGTTGAAGTAGAACAGAAGCATAGTTTGCATCGTTCCGTATTGACCGCACCCTATTTTTTAGATGCTACCGATAGTGGTGATGTTTTGCCATTAGCAGGAGTTGAGTATGTAACAGGAGCAGAATCACAAAAAGAGACAGGTGAACCTCATGCACTAGTAGGTAAGGCTGATCCAATGGATATGCAAGCATTTACTCAATGTTTTGCCATTGATTATATAGAAGGTGGGGATTTTACAATTCCAAAACCAAAAAACTATCAATTTTGGCGTAACTACCAAGCGTCATTTTGGCCAAATAAACAACTAGATTGGACTGGTGTTAATCCGGTTACTTTAGAGCCAATCACCTATGGTTTATTTAATGAAGAAAATAAATTCTCATTATGGGAGTATCGAAGAGTTATAGATAAGTTTAATTTTGAGGAAGGGCTTTATGCAGGAGATCTATCCATAATAAACTGGCCACAAAATGACTACTGGTTAGGACCAATTATTGATGTTAGTGAAGAAGAGAAACAAAAACATTTAGATGAAGCGAAACAACTAAGTCTCTCCTTATTATATTGGATGCAGACAGAGGCACCACGTCCAGATGGCAAAGAGGGTTATCCTGGCTTAAGGCTACGCCCTGATGTTGTTGGAACTGACGATGGTTTAGCGATGTTTCCGTATATTCGTGAATCGAGAAGGGTTAAAGCCGAATTTACAGTTGTTGAGCAACAAATTAGTACGGCAGTTAGAGGAACTCATGGCGCAGAACTGTTTCATGATTCAGTCGGTATTGGTAGTTACCGAATTGATTTACATCCTAGTACAGGTTTACGCACATTTGTAGATATTTCTAGCCTGCCATTTCAAATTCCATTAGGAAGCCTAATTCCAATTAGGGTTAATAATTTGCTTCCTGCCTCGAAAAATTTAGGAGTCACACATATTACAAATGGGTGTTATCGCCTACATCCTGTCGAATGGAATATTGGCGAAGTCAGTGGATACTTAGCTGCCTATTGTTTAAAAAATAATCTAGAGCCACGTCAGGTTCGAAATACACAAACGTTATTAGTAGACTTTCAAACGCACTTAGTAAATGAGGGAGTTGAATTGGCGTGGCTATCTACACACGCCGTTTAA
- a CDS encoding MurR/RpiR family transcriptional regulator: MSRVNYPVSPEVMITSIYKSLTKSEQKVADIVRNQLKDAVYWSVSDLAEHAEVGETTVIRFCRKLGYKGYQDFKLSVAQNPTEANKQEFGEVQDTDSVEILAQKVTAENCTTLQNTLSLVQPKSIEEASGKIINANKIYCFGVGASGLMAHQAQYRFMRIGLNAVCVSDSHVIAMNCALAKEGDVVIGISTSGSTKDLVDAIEIAKKNKAFIICLTNHIKSPITKLADVVLLTSAKESPLRGGAFSSLISQMHVLDILTRHIEIERKDSSMDALQKTAKSVSDKLY, from the coding sequence ATGAGTAGAGTAAATTACCCAGTTAGTCCGGAAGTTATGATTACAAGCATTTATAAATCATTAACAAAATCGGAACAAAAAGTGGCTGATATAGTGAGGAACCAATTAAAGGATGCTGTGTATTGGTCAGTTTCTGATCTTGCAGAACATGCAGAAGTTGGCGAGACAACGGTTATTCGATTTTGCAGAAAGCTAGGTTATAAAGGGTATCAAGATTTTAAGTTATCAGTGGCTCAAAATCCAACTGAGGCAAATAAGCAGGAATTCGGTGAAGTTCAGGACACGGATAGTGTTGAGATATTAGCTCAAAAAGTTACCGCTGAAAACTGTACAACATTACAAAATACATTAAGTCTTGTCCAACCAAAATCAATTGAAGAAGCTTCTGGAAAGATTATTAATGCCAATAAAATCTATTGCTTTGGAGTTGGTGCTTCAGGATTGATGGCACATCAAGCGCAGTACCGATTTATGCGTATCGGCTTAAATGCGGTATGTGTCTCTGATTCTCATGTAATTGCGATGAATTGTGCTCTGGCCAAAGAAGGCGATGTCGTTATTGGGATTTCTACTTCAGGGAGTACCAAAGACCTTGTCGATGCCATTGAAATCGCAAAAAAGAATAAAGCCTTTATTATCTGTTTAACAAATCATATTAAGTCACCAATAACTAAATTGGCCGATGTTGTCTTGTTAACCTCTGCAAAGGAAAGTCCTTTACGAGGCGGAGCATTTTCGTCGCTAATCTCACAAATGCATGTGCTCGATATCTTAACTCGACATATCGAAATAGAGCGAAAAGATTCCTCGATGGATGCCTTACAGAAGACAGCAAAATCTGTATCAGACAAATTATACTAG
- a CDS encoding acetylxylan esterase, which yields MMRHIEEKLKHLEAYIPELTKQEDHDIFWKRTMEEAKGKALNASLHELDYPIKQVRAFDLTYHGFDETPIQAYYIVSKQHQEKLPCLIFFHGYAGHKNSVSHYMKWLIQGYAVIAVDCRGQGRTGDYSKYSSDEMGTWVTKGILDKDEYYYRKVYVDGVRAIDFACSRPEIDPKRIAIMGASMGGGITLAVAALDDRPKLAVADVPNMCDIGLAMKQKFDGSLTIVEKFLHRHPEAIEQVYSTLTYFDNLNLCGNITCKTRISVGLLDLICPPMPTYGVYNRILAPKSMEVYPFSGHDMGIIEHIDKTIQYVNEHL from the coding sequence ATGATGAGACATATAGAAGAAAAGCTTAAACATCTAGAAGCCTATATCCCGGAGTTAACAAAGCAAGAGGACCACGATATTTTTTGGAAACGTACGATGGAAGAGGCAAAAGGTAAAGCGCTGAATGCTTCTTTACACGAATTAGATTATCCAATTAAGCAAGTTAGAGCATTTGACCTAACCTATCACGGTTTTGATGAAACGCCTATTCAAGCTTACTATATCGTATCCAAACAACATCAAGAAAAACTGCCATGCTTGATTTTCTTTCATGGCTATGCAGGACATAAAAATTCGGTTTCTCATTATATGAAATGGTTAATTCAAGGTTATGCAGTCATTGCTGTTGATTGTAGAGGTCAAGGGAGAACAGGTGATTACTCGAAGTATTCTTCTGATGAAATGGGAACTTGGGTAACGAAAGGAATACTAGATAAAGACGAATACTACTACCGGAAAGTTTATGTAGACGGAGTTAGAGCGATAGACTTTGCTTGTTCGAGACCTGAGATTGATCCGAAGCGGATTGCGATCATGGGGGCAAGCATGGGTGGTGGAATTACATTGGCTGTAGCTGCTCTTGATGATCGACCTAAGCTAGCTGTTGCGGATGTTCCGAATATGTGTGACATCGGCCTTGCGATGAAGCAAAAGTTTGATGGATCGCTAACGATTGTCGAGAAGTTTTTGCACCGGCATCCTGAGGCGATTGAGCAAGTCTACTCAACGTTAACCTATTTCGATAATTTAAATCTTTGTGGAAATATTACATGTAAAACAAGAATATCCGTTGGTTTATTAGATTTAATTTGTCCGCCAATGCCAACTTACGGCGTATACAATCGCATTTTAGCACCAAAATCGATGGAGGTTTATCCTTTTTCAGGTCATGATATGGGAATTATAGAACATATCGACAAAACGATCCAATATGTTAACGAACATCTATAA
- a CDS encoding N-acetylmannosamine-6-phosphate 2-epimerase: MNKKNFLERIKGQLIVSCQALPNEPLHGSDYMAKMAQAAKVGGAACIRANGVEDIKAIKQVTQLPIVGLIKQDYKNSPVYITPTKTEIQLLIDAGADVIALDATTQDRPNHESLEELIRYIRINSQCLIMGDISTFDEGIAAVEAGVDLVSTTLSSYTPYTKDRVIPDLPLIEELAKATTTPIIAEGNIKTPAEAARAIELGAHAVVVGTAITRPQIVTKQFCDEIKKTTDRLLQSKQ, from the coding sequence ATGAATAAAAAAAATTTTTTAGAGAGAATTAAAGGTCAGCTTATTGTTTCTTGCCAGGCACTTCCTAATGAACCACTACATGGTTCAGATTATATGGCAAAAATGGCGCAAGCTGCTAAAGTTGGTGGTGCAGCTTGTATTAGAGCCAATGGGGTTGAGGATATTAAGGCAATTAAACAAGTGACACAACTACCGATAGTAGGGTTAATTAAACAAGACTACAAGAATAGTCCAGTATACATAACACCAACCAAAACTGAGATTCAGCTACTGATCGACGCAGGTGCCGATGTAATTGCTTTAGATGCTACCACCCAGGATCGACCAAACCATGAAAGCCTAGAAGAACTTATTCGGTATATTCGGATCAATAGCCAATGTTTAATTATGGGGGATATATCAACTTTTGATGAAGGTATAGCTGCAGTAGAGGCGGGAGTAGATTTAGTATCGACGACGTTATCAAGCTATACGCCTTATACGAAAGACAGAGTCATTCCAGACCTTCCCCTTATTGAAGAGTTGGCAAAAGCAACGACTACGCCAATTATAGCAGAAGGCAATATAAAAACTCCGGCTGAAGCAGCGAGAGCGATAGAGTTAGGTGCCCATGCAGTGGTTGTTGGAACAGCGATTACAAGGCCGCAAATTGTGACGAAGCAATTTTGTGATGAAATCAAGAAGACAACCGACCGATTACTTCAATCGAAACAATGA
- a CDS encoding YesL family protein gives MNNNHYMDGFYKFSLTFARLAYLNLLWLFFIIIGLGIFGFFPATIALFSIIRQWVKGNTDIPIYKTFWSTYKTEFFKGNLLAVSYFFIGMILYIDILYFSNPTSVVTLVLYYFFWVVAFLFALVGILLFPVYVHYQSKWWQYYKTTFLIMLLNPLLVIATLVIVTGSAVVLRVFPGLIPVFSGSVLAYGLMLVSYHAFNKVEQISSAHKNKELQTVNS, from the coding sequence TTGAACAACAATCATTATATGGATGGATTTTATAAGTTTTCCTTAACTTTTGCTAGATTAGCCTACTTAAATTTATTATGGTTATTCTTTATCATAATCGGATTAGGAATTTTCGGCTTTTTCCCAGCTACAATTGCTCTGTTTAGCATTATTAGACAATGGGTGAAGGGGAACACAGACATACCAATTTATAAGACGTTCTGGAGTACTTATAAAACAGAATTTTTCAAAGGGAATTTGTTGGCAGTTAGCTATTTTTTTATAGGCATGATCTTATATATCGATATTCTCTATTTTTCAAATCCAACAAGTGTTGTAACTCTAGTTCTTTATTATTTTTTCTGGGTAGTAGCTTTCCTATTTGCGTTAGTGGGAATTTTACTTTTTCCGGTATATGTCCATTATCAGAGTAAATGGTGGCAGTACTATAAAACAACTTTCCTGATTATGTTGTTGAATCCGCTGCTTGTTATAGCCACGCTTGTGATCGTTACTGGTTCAGCTGTTGTTTTAAGAGTTTTCCCAGGATTAATTCCAGTATTTTCAGGAAGTGTTTTGGCATATGGACTCATGCTAGTAAGCTATCATGCCTTCAATAAAGTGGAGCAAATATCTAGTGCTCATAAAAATAAAGAGTTACAAACGGTAAATTCATAG
- a CDS encoding SGNH/GDSL hydrolase family protein, producing MEKDSLKIDDLDKNMKVDTMNDGDFTWYDPKELPFRISGLPWFSEEKLYRRLPKQPTYEIPNIVDRLAHCTAGAQIHFQTNATKLAIKVKLFGKADMNHMAATGQCGFDCYIGEPTKQKFYRVTNYDRTQQEYEITFFERADRALLNITLNFPLYQGVEKVWVGIDGAGKIVAPPPYESNKKVIFYGTSITQGGCASRPGMAYTNILSRRFNLEFINLGFSGNGKGEPNMASLIAEIKDPACLVLDYEPNCVSTEHYKETLPQFIKVYRQTHPEVPILVVSKFPYALEALDRSLLEQRLERLTFQKGLIKRLKEEGDKQLYFHEGTEILGEYADECTVDGIHPNDLGFMRIADSLEGTLKRILTET from the coding sequence ATGGAAAAGGATAGCTTGAAGATTGATGATCTCGATAAAAATATGAAAGTAGACACTATGAACGATGGGGACTTTACTTGGTACGATCCTAAAGAGTTACCTTTTAGGATAAGTGGACTGCCTTGGTTTTCCGAAGAAAAATTGTATCGCCGATTACCGAAGCAACCAACGTATGAAATACCAAACATAGTTGATCGATTAGCACATTGTACAGCGGGGGCACAGATCCATTTTCAAACTAACGCTACGAAACTAGCGATTAAAGTGAAGCTTTTTGGAAAAGCCGATATGAACCATATGGCAGCAACCGGACAATGTGGTTTTGACTGTTACATCGGCGAACCTACTAAGCAAAAGTTTTATCGTGTAACCAACTATGACCGCACTCAACAGGAGTATGAAATTACTTTTTTTGAGAGGGCGGATCGTGCGCTGCTTAATATTACGCTTAACTTTCCCCTCTACCAAGGTGTTGAAAAAGTTTGGGTGGGAATTGACGGGGCAGGAAAAATTGTGGCCCCACCACCATATGAAAGTAACAAAAAAGTAATTTTTTACGGGACGTCGATTACTCAAGGAGGTTGTGCATCTCGGCCAGGAATGGCCTATACCAATATATTAAGCCGGAGATTTAATTTGGAGTTTATTAATCTTGGTTTTTCAGGCAATGGAAAAGGCGAACCAAACATGGCTAGTCTCATTGCCGAAATTAAAGACCCCGCCTGTTTAGTGCTAGATTACGAACCAAATTGCGTAAGTACGGAACATTATAAGGAAACACTGCCCCAATTTATCAAAGTTTATCGTCAAACCCATCCAGAAGTTCCTATATTAGTAGTTTCAAAGTTTCCTTACGCGCTAGAAGCACTTGATAGATCACTATTAGAACAACGTCTTGAGCGACTTACTTTTCAAAAAGGTCTAATTAAAAGGCTTAAGGAAGAAGGCGATAAGCAGCTTTATTTCCATGAGGGGACAGAAATTTTGGGAGAATATGCCGACGAATGCACAGTTGACGGGATTCATCCAAATGATTTAGGCTTTATGAGGATAGCAGATAGTTTAGAAGGGACTTTGAAGAGGATATTGACGGAAACTTAG
- a CDS encoding transposase: MTKKHKTYAPEFKEYVTKLIVLDGHKMVNVSRELQVPYDTLQKWIQRFKKEQQEEKIKAQKELLTASEYKEMYEALLKEKLEIQEENEILKKAMHIFTQEKK; the protein is encoded by the coding sequence ATGACTAAAAAGCATAAAACATATGCCCCTGAGTTCAAAGAGTATGTGACTAAATTAATCGTGTTAGATGGTCATAAGATGGTGAATGTTAGTCGTGAACTTCAAGTTCCTTATGACACATTACAGAAGTGGATCCAACGCTTTAAAAAGGAACAGCAGGAAGAAAAGATAAAAGCGCAAAAGGAATTATTAACAGCATCCGAGTATAAGGAAATGTATGAAGCTTTATTAAAAGAAAAGTTAGAAATTCAAGAGGAGAATGAGATATTAAAAAAGGCCATGCACATCTTCACGCAAGAAAAGAAGTAA